In a single window of the Anaerotruncus rubiinfantis genome:
- a CDS encoding IMP cyclohydrolase produces the protein MKALPIGGLLRNNAYPGRGIILGKSADGRSAVIAYFIMGRSENSRNRVFVADGEGIRTEAFDPAKLRDPSLIIYSPVRVLDTTTIVTNGDQTDTVYDFMTEGKSFVKALRTRTFEPDAPNFTPRISGVVNGFDYRLSILKSGNGDPAVTERQFFEYTDTPAGTGHFIHTYKGDGDPIPSFEGEPEYVTVEGDIEEYTNLLWESLNPDNKVSLFVRFINQETGEYDTRIVNKNV, from the coding sequence ATGAAAGCGTTACCGATTGGCGGACTGCTCAGAAACAATGCGTACCCCGGCCGCGGCATCATCCTGGGAAAGAGCGCGGACGGGCGTTCGGCCGTGATTGCGTACTTTATCATGGGCCGCAGCGAGAACAGCCGCAACCGTGTCTTTGTGGCGGACGGAGAGGGTATCCGTACAGAGGCGTTCGATCCCGCGAAGCTTCGTGACCCGTCCCTTATCATCTATTCGCCGGTGCGGGTATTGGACACCACCACCATTGTCACAAACGGTGACCAGACCGATACGGTCTATGACTTTATGACCGAGGGCAAATCCTTTGTCAAGGCGCTGCGTACCCGTACCTTTGAGCCGGACGCGCCGAACTTCACCCCGCGCATCTCCGGCGTGGTGAACGGCTTCGATTACCGCCTTTCGATTCTTAAAAGCGGGAACGGCGACCCTGCGGTCACCGAACGCCAGTTCTTTGAATACACGGATACTCCCGCCGGAACCGGACATTTCATCCATACCTACAAAGGCGACGGCGATCCGATCCCGTCGTTTGAAGGCGAGCCGGAATATGTGACGGTCGAGGGCGATATCGAGGAATACACCAATCTGCTGTGGGAAAGCCTCAACCCGGACAACAAGGTCTCGCTCTTTGTGCGCTTCATCAATCAGGAGACCGGTGAATATGATACCCGGATCGTCAATAAGAACGTTTAA
- the purN gene encoding phosphoribosylglycinamide formyltransferase: MKNVVVLVSGGGTNLQALIDAEQRGEIRGGKISRVISSNPQAYALERAKKAGILTEVLARRQYQSREDYDSALMAALERAQADLIVLAGFMYVLGPDLVQAYERRIINVHPSLIPSFCGDGFYGLRVHEAALAYGVKVTGATVHFVNEVTDGGQIILQKAVDVREGDTPEVLQKRVMEEAEWKLLPEAVSLFCEGKIQ; the protein is encoded by the coding sequence CTGAAAAATGTCGTCGTGCTCGTGTCAGGCGGCGGTACCAACCTGCAGGCCCTGATCGATGCTGAACAGCGCGGGGAGATCCGCGGCGGAAAAATTTCCCGCGTCATCTCCTCGAACCCGCAAGCCTACGCGCTGGAACGGGCGAAGAAGGCTGGCATCCTTACGGAGGTGCTCGCGCGCAGGCAGTATCAGTCGCGCGAGGACTACGATTCCGCGCTGATGGCGGCCTTGGAACGGGCGCAGGCCGATCTCATTGTACTGGCGGGATTCATGTATGTGCTGGGGCCCGATTTGGTACAGGCGTATGAGCGCCGGATCATCAACGTACATCCCTCGCTGATCCCGTCTTTCTGTGGGGACGGCTTTTATGGGCTGCGTGTCCATGAGGCGGCGCTCGCCTACGGCGTAAAAGTCACCGGCGCGACGGTGCATTTTGTGAACGAAGTGACTGACGGCGGCCAGATCATCCTGCAAAAAGCGGTTGATGTGCGCGAAGGCGACACGCCCGAAGTCCTGCAGAAGCGGGTCATGGAAGAAGCGGAGTGGAAGCTGCTGCCCGAGGCGGTTTCCCTTTTCTGCGAAGGAAAGATTCAATGA
- the purM gene encoding phosphoribosylformylglycinamidine cyclo-ligase, with product MKNSFSESYKAAGVDVTAGYKAVELMKAHVARTMTGGVMGAIGGFGGLFELDLTGMPHPVLCAGTDGVGTKLKLAFLMDKHDTVGIDCVAMCVNDIVCCGAKPLVFLDYIACGKNFPEKVASIVSGVAEGCVQAGCALTGGETAEMPGFYPEDEYDLAGFSVGAVDRDKILDPAKVENGDVLIGLRSSGVHSNGFSLVRKVFDVENSNCLNKYYGELGMTLGEALLAPTRIYVKPVLAVMDAVKVKSISHITGGGFYENIPRALPEGKRAVISQKAVEPLPIFDVIQKTGKIPERDMYNTFNMGTGMMLIVGKDDAQRAVELLNAQGEQAKVLGYIEDGEKGIELC from the coding sequence ATGAAAAACAGCTTTTCCGAATCCTATAAAGCCGCTGGCGTCGACGTAACCGCCGGATATAAGGCGGTCGAATTGATGAAAGCCCATGTCGCGCGTACCATGACCGGTGGCGTGATGGGCGCGATCGGCGGTTTTGGCGGGCTTTTTGAACTGGATCTCACCGGGATGCCGCACCCGGTGCTCTGTGCGGGGACCGATGGCGTGGGAACCAAGCTGAAGCTGGCGTTTTTGATGGATAAGCACGACACGGTGGGCATCGACTGCGTGGCGATGTGCGTCAACGATATCGTTTGCTGCGGGGCAAAGCCGCTCGTCTTTCTCGATTACATCGCCTGCGGAAAGAATTTTCCGGAGAAGGTCGCTTCGATCGTTTCCGGCGTGGCGGAGGGCTGCGTCCAGGCCGGCTGTGCGCTCACCGGCGGCGAAACCGCCGAGATGCCCGGTTTTTATCCGGAGGACGAGTACGACCTCGCAGGCTTCTCGGTCGGCGCGGTGGACCGGGATAAAATCCTTGACCCCGCAAAGGTCGAAAACGGCGATGTGCTGATTGGCCTTCGCTCGAGCGGCGTGCATTCGAACGGTTTCTCGCTTGTGCGCAAGGTGTTCGATGTCGAAAATTCAAACTGCCTCAACAAATATTACGGGGAGCTGGGCATGACGCTGGGTGAAGCGCTGCTTGCACCGACCAGGATCTATGTCAAGCCAGTGCTCGCCGTGATGGACGCGGTCAAGGTCAAATCGATCTCCCACATCACCGGCGGCGGCTTTTATGAGAATATCCCGCGCGCGCTTCCGGAAGGCAAACGCGCGGTGATCAGCCAGAAGGCGGTAGAGCCTCTTCCGATCTTCGATGTTATCCAAAAGACCGGGAAGATTCCCGAACGCGATATGTACAACACCTTCAATATGGGCACCGGAATGATGCTCATCGTCGGCAAAGACGACGCACAGCGCGCGGTTGAACTCCTCAACGCGCAAGGTGAGCAGGCAAAAGTGCTCGGTTACATCGAGGACGGCGAGAAGGGGATCGAGCTATGCTGA
- the purF gene encoding amidophosphoribosyltransferase yields MFDQLHEECGVFGIYEDKPTDVASSAYFALYALQHRGQESCGIAVNDDGVITCHKDVGLVPEVFDRDTLEKLGKGSMAVGHCRYSTTGNSSAINAQPLVVRHCKGAMALAHNGNLVNAQQLRHQLELNGAIFHTTNDTEVISYIITRERLMAGSIEEAVEKAMLTIKGAYSLIVMSPKKLIAARDPNGFRPLCLGRTDGGYVIASESCALDSIGAHLVRDVEPGEIIVIENGELRSIRTHCGGKSSFCVFEYVYFARPDSVIEGVSVHEARQNAGRILYREHPVEADVVIGVPDSGLDAALGFSKESGIPYGVGFIKNRYIGRTFIQPTQGQRENSVRIKLNVIAETVKDKRVVLIDDSIVRGTTCARIVKLLREAGAKEVHFVVSAPPFVNPCYFGTDIDSRDKLIACRMSIPEIEKQIGVDSLHYLSVDGVQKIAKGANCDFCVGCFTGEYPVQVPGEMPKDKFEYKISEKQNRK; encoded by the coding sequence TTGTTCGATCAACTGCATGAAGAATGCGGCGTTTTTGGTATCTATGAGGACAAACCCACCGATGTCGCATCCAGTGCTTATTTCGCGCTTTATGCCCTGCAGCACCGTGGACAGGAGAGCTGCGGCATCGCGGTCAACGACGACGGCGTGATTACCTGCCACAAGGATGTCGGGCTGGTTCCCGAGGTTTTTGACCGCGACACGCTTGAAAAGCTTGGGAAAGGCAGCATGGCGGTTGGCCACTGCCGCTATTCCACCACCGGCAATTCGAGCGCAATCAACGCACAGCCGCTGGTGGTGCGCCACTGCAAGGGTGCGATGGCGCTCGCCCACAACGGCAACCTGGTCAACGCCCAGCAGCTGCGCCACCAGCTGGAATTAAACGGCGCTATCTTCCACACAACCAACGACACCGAAGTCATCAGCTATATCATTACGCGGGAGCGCCTGATGGCCGGCAGCATTGAGGAAGCGGTCGAAAAGGCGATGCTCACCATCAAAGGGGCCTATTCGCTGATTGTGATGAGCCCCAAAAAACTGATTGCGGCGCGCGATCCGAACGGCTTTAGGCCGCTCTGCCTAGGCAGGACCGACGGCGGCTATGTGATCGCTTCGGAGAGCTGTGCGCTCGATTCGATCGGCGCGCACCTGGTCCGCGACGTGGAGCCGGGCGAGATCATCGTGATTGAAAATGGTGAGCTGCGCAGCATCCGCACCCACTGCGGTGGGAAGTCGAGCTTCTGCGTCTTTGAATACGTCTACTTCGCACGCCCCGATTCGGTGATTGAAGGGGTCAGCGTGCATGAGGCGCGCCAGAATGCCGGCCGTATCCTTTATCGGGAGCATCCGGTCGAGGCGGATGTCGTCATCGGCGTGCCGGATTCCGGCCTTGATGCGGCGCTCGGTTTTTCGAAGGAGTCCGGAATCCCCTATGGGGTTGGTTTCATCAAGAACAGATACATCGGCCGCACCTTTATCCAGCCCACCCAGGGCCAGCGGGAAAACTCGGTGCGCATCAAGCTCAATGTCATCGCGGAAACGGTGAAGGACAAACGGGTCGTGCTTATCGACGATTCGATCGTCCGCGGGACCACCTGTGCGCGTATCGTAAAACTTCTGCGGGAAGCAGGCGCGAAGGAAGTACATTTCGTGGTTTCCGCGCCGCCGTTTGTGAATCCGTGCTATTTTGGCACCGATATCGACAGCCGCGACAAGCTGATTGCCTGCCGGATGAGCATCCCGGAGATTGAAAAGCAGATCGGGGTCGATTCGCTCCATTATCTGAGCGTTGACGGCGTGCAGAAGATTGCAAAGGGAGCCAACTGCGACTTCTGCGTCGGCTGTTTCACCGGGGAATATCCGGTGCAGGTCCCGGGCGAGATGCCGAAGGACAAATTTGAATACAAGATCAGTGAAAAACAGAATCGTAAATAA
- the purC gene encoding phosphoribosylaminoimidazolesuccinocarboxamide synthase: protein MKKLEQLYEGKAKKVFKTDDPNAYIVEYKDDATAFNGLKKGTIAGKGAINNRVSNHLMKMLEKNGIPTHLIEELSERETLVKKVTIVPIEVIVRNIAAGSLSKRLGLPEGQKLAKTVLEYSYKDDALGDPMINDYHVFAMELATPEELKLIADYSFRINDLLAAYLKDLNIELIDFKLEYGKTPDGQIILADEISPDTCRFWDSTTGEKLDKDRFRRDMGGVEDAYHEVMKRLLGE from the coding sequence ATGAAAAAGCTTGAACAACTCTATGAAGGCAAAGCGAAAAAAGTTTTCAAAACAGACGATCCGAACGCCTATATTGTGGAATACAAAGACGACGCGACCGCTTTTAACGGCCTGAAAAAGGGCACCATCGCGGGAAAGGGCGCCATCAACAACCGCGTTTCCAATCACCTGATGAAGATGCTTGAGAAAAACGGTATCCCGACCCACCTGATCGAAGAACTCTCCGAGCGTGAGACGCTGGTCAAAAAGGTCACAATCGTCCCGATCGAAGTGATTGTCCGCAATATTGCGGCCGGTTCGCTTTCGAAACGGCTGGGCCTTCCCGAGGGGCAAAAGCTGGCCAAGACAGTGCTTGAGTACAGCTACAAGGACGACGCGCTTGGCGACCCGATGATCAACGACTACCATGTCTTTGCCATGGAGCTCGCCACCCCGGAGGAGCTCAAGCTCATCGCTGATTACTCCTTCAGGATCAACGACCTGCTCGCGGCTTATCTCAAAGACCTGAACATCGAGCTGATCGACTTCAAACTCGAATACGGCAAGACTCCGGACGGCCAGATCATCCTCGCGGATGAAATTTCGCCCGATACCTGCCGCTTCTGGGACAGCACCACCGGTGAGAAGCTTGACAAAGACCGTTTTCGCCGCGATATGGGCGGTGTGGAGGATGCCTACCACGAGGTCATGAAACGCCTGCTCGGCGAATAA